In the Paenibacillus sp. FSL H7-0357 genome, one interval contains:
- a CDS encoding DUF1861 family protein, whose amino-acid sequence MTRRPFKTATCNELLDTFYARLRHVSVEKLVFSGVGKRDVYNITAPFVHDGEEVILGRVEERDSEFSQVFFFTLRDGVWIPRAHTHTYNLQDPCVTHIKGELIVGGVEVITAGDDPQKIVSWVTQFYRGYRIDSMRHFSSGPAMMKDIRLIELQDGRIGVFTRPQGEKGGRGMIGFTIIDSLEELNEQTFLEAEIFQDQFVPEEWGGANEAHLLKNGHVGVLGHIACFDRLGKKHYYSMVFSLNPGTFETTPVKIIAARSDFPIGPGKRPDLQDVIFSGGLVRGEQGRAVLSVGVSDAEAYRIELPDPFLEYEQ is encoded by the coding sequence ATGACAAGGAGACCGTTCAAGACGGCAACCTGTAACGAACTGCTGGACACCTTTTATGCTAGGCTCCGTCATGTGAGCGTGGAGAAGCTGGTTTTTTCCGGTGTTGGAAAACGCGATGTATACAATATAACGGCCCCGTTTGTACATGACGGGGAGGAAGTGATTCTGGGAAGAGTTGAGGAACGGGACAGTGAGTTCTCTCAAGTCTTCTTTTTTACACTCCGCGATGGCGTCTGGATACCCCGTGCGCATACACATACCTATAATCTGCAGGACCCTTGTGTAACCCACATCAAGGGAGAACTGATTGTAGGCGGGGTTGAAGTGATTACCGCAGGGGATGACCCGCAGAAAATCGTCTCGTGGGTTACGCAGTTCTACCGAGGGTACCGGATTGATTCCATGCGCCACTTCTCGTCCGGGCCGGCAATGATGAAGGATATCCGGCTGATAGAGCTTCAGGACGGCCGGATCGGTGTATTCACTCGGCCGCAAGGAGAGAAGGGCGGAAGAGGGATGATCGGCTTCACGATTATCGATTCGCTGGAGGAATTAAATGAGCAGACCTTTCTGGAAGCGGAAATATTTCAAGATCAGTTTGTTCCCGAGGAGTGGGGCGGGGCGAATGAAGCGCATTTATTGAAGAACGGTCATGTAGGTGTTCTGGGACATATCGCCTGTTTTGACCGCTTAGGAAAAAAACATTACTACTCCATGGTCTTCTCGCTTAATCCCGGTACGTTTGAAACTACTCCGGTTAAAATTATTGCCGCCAGGAGTGACTTTCCGATCGGTCCCGGCAAACGCCCGGATCTTCAGGACGTCATCTTTAGCGGCGGACTGGTACGGGGTGAGCAGGGCCGGGCGGTATTGTCAGTGGGCGTCAGCGATGCCGAAGCCTACAGAATTGAACTTCCTGACCCCTTTTTGGAGTATGAGCAATAA
- a CDS encoding helix-turn-helix domain-containing protein, with product MPVIRSKLSEVMEKHDPKLSIRKLAKEINYHFDSVRRMYKDEMVQYPRDLLLKLCTYFNIQPGELIRMEADENDWAIDKANEYEEEGNDKETVQDGNL from the coding sequence ATGCCGGTTATACGCAGTAAATTAAGTGAGGTTATGGAGAAACATGACCCCAAATTATCGATCCGCAAGCTTGCCAAAGAAATTAACTACCATTTCGATTCCGTCCGGCGGATGTACAAAGACGAGATGGTGCAGTATCCCCGGGATCTGCTGCTGAAGCTCTGTACCTATTTCAATATCCAGCCCGGTGAATTGATCCGGATGGAAGCGGATGAGAACGATTGGGCGATAGATAAAGCAAACGAATATGAGGAGGAAGGCAATGACAAGGAGACCGTTCAAGACGGCAACCTGTAA
- a CDS encoding glycosyltransferase family 4 protein: MLNHDNNNRNIVFLSTSLPRECGIATFTQDLLDQFTGLPGFNTPQVIAMNNNETYQYSDQVMREINQDKLSDYIEAADELNKSDAHLLVIQHEFGIYGGESGEYLLSLIERLELPYVAIFHTVLREPTAKQHLIISRIAKGSVKVVTMAQSTLHDLTSIYNIEDSKIACIHHGVPYVKTAPRAELKVQYGFGERKILSTFGFLSPGKGIEYAIQAMRGVVKQHPDALYIIWGKTHPVVKLETGEVYRQKLTDLVSEFGLSDNVLFVDKLLTQEEVIESLVMSDIYLTPYLGKDQAVSGTLAYGVGYGRVIVSTPYRYAEEMLAEGRGLLAKFRDSASLEDCILELLDDPAKVEAMEKRTHELGQTMMWNEVAKSYAAIFQEKISQASLADRSVI; encoded by the coding sequence ATGTTGAATCATGACAACAACAACCGAAACATTGTTTTTCTATCTACAAGCCTGCCTAGAGAATGCGGAATTGCTACGTTTACCCAGGATTTATTAGATCAATTTACCGGGCTGCCGGGCTTCAATACGCCTCAGGTTATCGCCATGAACAACAATGAAACTTACCAGTACAGCGACCAGGTCATGAGGGAAATTAACCAAGATAAGTTGTCTGACTATATAGAGGCCGCCGATGAGCTTAACAAATCAGACGCCCATTTGCTCGTTATCCAGCATGAATTCGGCATCTACGGCGGGGAAAGCGGAGAATATCTGCTGTCATTGATCGAAAGGCTCGAATTGCCGTATGTAGCTATTTTTCATACCGTATTAAGAGAACCTACAGCCAAGCAGCACCTTATTATCAGCCGGATTGCAAAGGGAAGTGTCAAGGTAGTAACGATGGCCCAATCCACCCTGCACGATCTGACCTCCATCTATAATATCGAGGATTCGAAGATCGCCTGTATCCATCACGGTGTACCTTATGTAAAAACAGCCCCTAGAGCGGAGCTTAAAGTACAGTATGGTTTCGGAGAACGCAAAATCCTCTCTACCTTCGGCTTTTTAAGTCCCGGCAAGGGGATTGAATATGCTATTCAGGCCATGCGCGGAGTGGTGAAGCAGCACCCGGATGCGCTATATATCATCTGGGGCAAAACCCATCCGGTGGTCAAGCTGGAAACGGGTGAAGTGTACCGGCAAAAACTGACAGACCTCGTCAGCGAATTCGGTCTGTCCGATAATGTGCTCTTTGTCGATAAGCTGTTGACCCAGGAAGAAGTTATTGAGTCGCTGGTGATGTCCGACATCTACTTGACCCCCTATCTCGGCAAGGATCAAGCCGTAAGCGGCACACTTGCCTATGGCGTTGGTTATGGAAGAGTAATTGTTTCCACCCCTTACCGTTATGCCGAAGAAATGCTTGCCGAAGGCAGAGGCCTGCTGGCAAAATTCCGTGATTCAGCTTCGCTGGAAGACTGCATCCTCGAACTGCTGGATGATCCGGCCAAAGTGGAGGCCATGGAGAAACGGACCCATGAGCTGGGACAAACGATGATGTGGAATGAAGTCGCTAAATCCTACGCTGCGATTTTCCAGGAGAAAATTTCGCAAGCGAGCCTGGCAGACCGGAGTGTGATTTGA
- a CDS encoding DUF6953 family protein, with translation MEVTAQEVAEWMVKEIQFTGTLYQTAAIEYVKANFGEQFVFVNENGNASLSKDVKKAFRKLHAGRIAWDRDGFLWAWT, from the coding sequence ATGGAAGTTACTGCGCAAGAGGTTGCGGAGTGGATGGTCAAGGAGATCCAATTTACCGGAACCTTGTACCAGACTGCTGCGATTGAATATGTGAAGGCGAATTTCGGCGAGCAATTTGTATTTGTAAACGAGAACGGAAATGCTTCGCTGTCCAAGGACGTGAAGAAGGCTTTCCGCAAGCTGCATGCCGGAAGGATTGCCTGGGACCGCGACGGCTTCCTGTGGGCATGGACCTAA
- a CDS encoding mannose-1-phosphate guanylyltransferase has product MDKYATILAGGGGTRFWPLSRQEIPKQLLNISGNDIMLNDTIERFKGIIPQENTVIVTNRTQAVLLESIMHSSVQKSNILIEPVARNTSASILFAAFSIQHMAQEDSLMVVLPSDHYITDEPQFRLTLDEACTVAMESDRIVTIGIKPTFPSTGYGYIAYDKDPISASPVAVYDVAEFVEKPNFQKAQGYLASGNYLWNSGIFIWKTSVILDNFKRYLPRLYNTMLPISEALGTDQEAETINRIYPLLQNISIDYGILERSDEVVVLSGQFGWNDIGSWDALGAIFPPDESGNIIKANHIGIDTRNSIIYGNGRLITTIGVDGFIIADTGDAVLICPKDKAQSVKDIVDLLKEKGMTSYI; this is encoded by the coding sequence ATGGATAAATACGCGACCATCCTTGCGGGCGGAGGGGGCACCCGGTTCTGGCCGCTGTCCAGACAGGAAATTCCCAAACAGCTGCTCAATATCAGCGGCAATGACATCATGCTCAACGATACGATTGAACGCTTCAAGGGCATTATTCCCCAGGAGAACACCGTCATCGTGACAAACCGCACCCAGGCCGTGCTGCTGGAGAGCATTATGCACAGCAGCGTGCAGAAGAGCAATATTCTGATTGAACCTGTGGCCCGCAATACCTCCGCCAGTATCCTGTTCGCTGCGTTCTCTATACAGCATATGGCCCAAGAGGATTCCTTGATGGTCGTCCTGCCCTCCGATCACTATATCACTGATGAACCGCAGTTCCGGCTTACGCTGGATGAGGCCTGTACGGTAGCCATGGAAAGTGACCGGATTGTCACGATCGGCATCAAGCCTACCTTTCCTTCTACAGGTTATGGTTACATCGCTTATGACAAAGACCCCATCTCAGCAAGTCCGGTAGCGGTCTATGATGTGGCTGAATTTGTGGAGAAGCCGAACTTCCAGAAAGCCCAGGGTTATCTCGCGTCAGGCAATTATTTATGGAACAGCGGGATTTTCATCTGGAAGACATCCGTAATCCTTGATAATTTCAAGCGTTACCTGCCCCGGCTGTACAACACCATGCTGCCGATCAGCGAGGCGCTTGGCACAGATCAGGAAGCGGAGACGATTAACCGCATTTATCCCCTGCTTCAAAATATTTCGATTGATTACGGAATCCTGGAGCGTTCTGACGAGGTGGTAGTCCTGTCCGGCCAATTCGGATGGAATGATATCGGCAGTTGGGATGCGCTCGGCGCTATCTTCCCTCCGGATGAGTCCGGCAACATTATTAAAGCCAACCATATAGGCATTGATACCCGCAATTCGATCATTTACGGAAACGGGCGGCTGATCACCACGATAGGTGTAGACGGATTTATCATTGCCGATACCGGGGATGCGGTCCTCATCTGCCCCAAGGACAAAGCTCAATCCGTCAAGGACATCGTCGATCTGCTCAAGGAAAAGGGCATGACTTCATATATCTAA
- a CDS encoding ABC transporter permease has product MKWIEKKWVSVTLLWLAALAIWQLGAVLYGPDVIPGPWATLKGGRELISDGTLMKYIGISFYRVLVGWVLGSLIAIPVGLVIGKVHVIRIFAEPFLNFIRFIPPIAFITLFLVWFGIGEQSKIALIMYATFFIVVLNTLTGVVSVEEDKIRSARSMGASEWQILLHVIVPATTPYIFTGVRLAMGTSYMAIIGAEMIASNEGVGYLIWNSRLFFRTDWIFVGLFCLGFMGFFTDRLFNWFGRKVLYRYGVVSVAVRKR; this is encoded by the coding sequence ATGAAATGGATAGAGAAAAAATGGGTCTCCGTCACTTTGCTGTGGTTGGCCGCACTGGCGATCTGGCAATTGGGTGCAGTGCTCTATGGACCTGATGTGATCCCCGGACCGTGGGCTACACTTAAAGGCGGGCGGGAGCTGATTAGTGACGGTACCTTGATGAAATATATCGGCATCAGCTTCTACCGGGTGCTGGTCGGCTGGGTGCTGGGCAGTCTGATTGCCATCCCTGTAGGACTTGTAATCGGCAAAGTCCATGTAATCCGTATTTTTGCGGAGCCGTTTCTGAATTTTATCCGTTTTATTCCGCCGATCGCCTTCATTACGCTGTTTCTAGTCTGGTTCGGCATCGGAGAGCAATCGAAGATCGCGCTGATCATGTACGCGACATTTTTTATTGTGGTGTTGAATACGCTGACCGGGGTGGTGTCTGTGGAAGAGGATAAAATCCGTTCGGCACGCAGCATGGGCGCAAGTGAATGGCAAATCCTGCTGCATGTTATCGTTCCGGCTACGACTCCGTATATTTTTACCGGCGTGCGTCTGGCGATGGGAACCTCCTACATGGCGATTATCGGCGCTGAAATGATCGCTTCGAACGAAGGCGTAGGCTATCTGATCTGGAATTCGCGGCTGTTTTTCCGCACGGACTGGATTTTTGTTGGGCTGTTCTGCCTTGGGTTTATGGGATTTTTCACCGACCGGTTGTTCAACTGGTTCGGGCGTAAGGTGCTGTATCGCTACGGTGTGGTCAGCGTGGCAGTGCGGAAGCGGTAG
- a CDS encoding glycosyl transferase, whose amino-acid sequence MQTSVAVTFKADYMRRITDDTGIFQHTKFGVPDRSKGYTTDDNARALIAAVLLYKKDQDTVSLDLIHTYLSFIHHAQNEQGNFRNFMDYSRSFLEDNGSEDCQGRTLWALGFALSYSSILPDNLLNTCRYLINQALPHIEKLGSPRAVAYAVVGLSYLIKTPGALTYSFPYPHTPSTAEEKAFLSKDFITGLIERIAVRLHNQYNRTKGDGWNWYEDSLTYGNSMLPWALLRAFKLSGNAALKHTAKESLDFLASRTFAREGYYKPIGSHGWLLRGGEPALYDEQPIEACEMLLTCREAASVLQDPSYLQQADLCYAWYTGHNSLNLPLIDPQSGACYDGIHSSGLNLNQGSESIISFSIAHLVTHHG is encoded by the coding sequence ATGCAAACCTCCGTTGCTGTAACGTTCAAGGCGGATTACATGCGCAGAATAACCGATGATACGGGGATTTTCCAGCATACCAAGTTTGGCGTCCCCGACCGTTCGAAGGGCTATACGACCGATGACAACGCCCGTGCTTTAATTGCAGCCGTTCTGTTGTATAAAAAGGATCAGGATACCGTCTCGCTAGACCTGATTCACACGTATCTCTCCTTCATACATCACGCACAAAATGAGCAGGGCAACTTCCGGAACTTCATGGATTATAGCCGTTCATTTCTCGAGGACAACGGCTCCGAGGATTGCCAGGGGCGTACGCTTTGGGCGCTTGGCTTCGCACTCTCCTACTCGTCGATTCTGCCCGACAACCTGCTGAATACCTGCCGTTATCTGATCAATCAGGCGCTGCCGCATATAGAAAAGCTTGGTTCGCCCCGTGCCGTAGCTTATGCCGTCGTAGGCCTCAGTTATCTGATCAAAACGCCCGGCGCGTTAACCTACTCCTTTCCCTATCCCCATACGCCAAGTACGGCAGAGGAAAAGGCATTTCTGTCCAAAGACTTCATCACCGGCCTGATTGAGCGCATCGCTGTCCGGCTGCATAATCAGTATAACCGCACCAAGGGAGACGGCTGGAACTGGTACGAAGACAGCCTTACGTACGGAAATTCCATGCTTCCCTGGGCGCTGCTGAGGGCTTTCAAGCTTTCCGGAAATGCTGCGCTTAAGCATACAGCCAAAGAAAGCCTTGATTTCCTTGCTTCACGGACTTTTGCCCGGGAGGGCTATTACAAGCCCATCGGCAGCCACGGCTGGCTGCTGCGCGGCGGGGAGCCGGCTCTCTACGACGAGCAGCCAATTGAAGCCTGCGAAATGCTGCTGACCTGCCGGGAGGCTGCGTCCGTGCTTCAGGACCCGTCTTATCTGCAGCAGGCTGACTTATGCTACGCATGGTACACAGGGCATAATTCCTTAAATCTGCCGCTGATTGATCCTCAATCCGGGGCTTGTTATGACGGTATCCACAGCAGCGGACTGAATCTGAATCAAGGGTCGGAAAGCATCATTTCCTTCTCCATTGCCCATCTGGTGACCCATCATGGATAA
- a CDS encoding 50S ribosomal protein L25 — protein sequence MSKFILLNNRTEETQSNLNVARKQGRIPAVLYGIGKDTLSLEVGEKELLNVIRTNPRAILQGKLSDDTVVPVVVQHIQKDSISGKVQHIDFQHVNMSISMDSKVTIHFAGEAAGVKAGGVLQVEIYEVEVRCMPGDLPSSMEVDISGLEIGDQLAVSDLIFQKGIEVLTDPSTVMIQIKTVHEEVEEPAETPAQV from the coding sequence ATGAGTAAATTTATTCTATTGAACAATCGTACGGAAGAAACACAGTCCAACTTGAACGTCGCAAGAAAGCAAGGACGGATCCCGGCTGTGCTGTATGGTATTGGTAAAGATACTCTAAGCCTTGAAGTGGGAGAGAAAGAGCTGTTGAACGTGATTAGAACCAACCCGCGGGCAATCCTTCAAGGGAAATTGTCCGACGATACGGTGGTTCCGGTAGTTGTTCAACATATCCAGAAGGATTCCATTTCAGGAAAAGTGCAGCACATCGATTTTCAGCATGTGAATATGTCGATCAGTATGGACAGCAAGGTAACAATCCATTTTGCCGGTGAAGCTGCTGGTGTCAAAGCTGGCGGGGTACTTCAAGTTGAAATCTATGAAGTAGAAGTTCGCTGCATGCCGGGCGATCTGCCTTCTTCCATGGAAGTAGATATCAGCGGTCTGGAAATTGGCGACCAGTTGGCTGTCTCCGATCTGATCTTCCAGAAGGGCATTGAGGTGCTGACGGATCCGAGCACAGTAATGATTCAGATCAAAACAGTACATGAAGAAGTTGAAGAACCGGCGGAGACTCCGGCTCAAGTATAA
- a CDS encoding ABC transporter ATP-binding protein, with amino-acid sequence MALTAKQNAIHIEQLRKSYSEPAAGNVHYIIKDVNLVIKGGEFFVLLGPSGCGKSTLLNMIAGFVSKSGGNLRVDNVEVDRPGRDRAVVFQQADSSLFPWLTVRENVEFGLRMKKTPKPERRTISDRYIGLVGLKGHEEKYPKELSGGMKQRVQLARVLANDPAILLMDEPFGALDAMTRRTMQKELVNIWRETHKTIIFVTHDIQEALLLGERIGIMSVGPSSNITDIYDNTLSYPRDVASPEFYSLYNQIQGHFEE; translated from the coding sequence ATGGCCTTAACTGCCAAGCAGAATGCCATTCATATCGAGCAGCTTCGCAAAAGCTACAGCGAGCCTGCAGCCGGAAACGTCCATTACATTATCAAAGATGTGAATCTGGTCATTAAAGGCGGGGAGTTTTTTGTTCTGCTCGGACCGAGCGGCTGCGGGAAATCGACGCTGCTGAATATGATTGCCGGGTTTGTCTCCAAATCCGGAGGAAACCTCAGAGTGGATAATGTTGAAGTGGATAGACCTGGCCGGGACCGCGCAGTTGTATTCCAGCAGGCAGACTCCTCCTTGTTCCCGTGGCTGACGGTGCGGGAGAATGTGGAATTTGGGCTGCGGATGAAAAAGACACCGAAGCCGGAGCGGCGCACAATTTCGGACCGCTATATCGGGCTTGTCGGATTGAAGGGTCATGAGGAGAAGTATCCCAAAGAGCTCTCGGGCGGGATGAAGCAGCGGGTGCAACTGGCACGTGTGCTTGCGAACGATCCTGCCATCCTGCTGATGGATGAGCCGTTCGGTGCGCTGGATGCAATGACCCGGCGGACGATGCAGAAGGAACTGGTCAATATTTGGCGTGAGACGCACAAGACCATTATTTTCGTCACCCATGATATTCAGGAGGCGCTGCTGCTCGGTGAACGGATCGGCATTATGTCCGTAGGTCCATCCTCCAATATTACGGATATTTACGACAACACGCTCTCCTATCCGCGAGATGTGGCATCACCGGAGTTCTACTCGCTGTACAACCAAATTCAAGGCCATTTCGAAGAATAG